The following are encoded in a window of Salmo trutta chromosome 27, fSalTru1.1, whole genome shotgun sequence genomic DNA:
- the LOC115164659 gene encoding uncharacterized protein LOC115164659 has product MADDSQSVKWEDSPDDQNKVVENMKDETETHETNKNRTGGKAKRKSSGSAKKTSVEEDSSIGAESSQTPGCGLRERGSIIEQLEKEAQRTLMPSLKIGTCCAPILLSFLRSLTDDQWRVIQHGMKNNLTFEQLSMLCLKIVKVVTQKALRILLPALARIMGVDLRSGAASPESQCSLTGSEDSLGSLDEREKRLLINEMNYWTKERRRNGSAGCRQKSTRRTSSPCWSPKRSQTSLQSLPATREAPLMEEPLKALFGVTEESLLISLVEGHSNPTSSSSSELSYAIAGEVVHQLNSGLSVAIQASSGSCPPMDSQDIAAGKEVIRVASVQILAELQSQTSEPEWVGFIEPLMDPVTDDVLNAIVGTMDKMAQDYNILLDLAKKMTILGSKFLTNLQCDLDVECPSGKEGTTHFLKETGSSSSVVSRKLQTLSSPDFQSKALKAVSTILTRKVSGSSGVAPSSRPSSAAPSLTEAPLNTSCTALTSVSSTATVIVKAFVGGMETIASFEGKCEAVDWPVPVNDHKTGFSQKITFSPARTLYGLIRAKLRDLLTLSAREEGVAKDASLQESSDTLEKATVSTVEVQLPSTKLSRVPSESQPIPALCLSNLDSSTQEVLSSVFSIYKSELSKVESKCLAVVSSSDESLDACWLVDGVLSKLDDYTISQSPSPNEDLSVSTQCSQLSSEESVRITQSSTSLIQSIKKLSSNDFQTQAEEAVSKVLMISSHYFITQISHTGLQKSLQAGLSSSSPSEIASLSSQNTAPGLVETFVKGMATIFQKNESTDTVLLERSGRVSQCSHGGSQLDDTELSVKISEEKLWSTAKTICVNMKNILKDFFTGLKPSGSERTENASSKETLAEILIAIQSEISNLGRIKDSRELLQINDMVGTMLKEVEKSEDDSEQVCQDIPRTCSSLSTSLKGRSSLSSSSKGPSSECELEINLPGTPIPDEVPFGLTCPIVRSSCIDTRDSKMPETFTSDLRTKMMAHTDEPLHRNSPMTDSSRPPSAKASFRSSTTPSFTSKGTSLVPNGDGIDIEEKEVSIPSSSGHLRELLISPDISSATAFPLQYLMDSSKDDVICLVTVLVIRLLSEIRPSALDGPSQQAPDMTETSQQLIRQVLSEFCAASRFSRTQEYSQNLHIHRVFRGVHKHLMEEFGSYNTLQAAISSQDPAFDRVLVKSLTQQLVQGRKEASRPASAATNPADQAETERGAEQKARRSFLCFSMTKLRINFKRSKRGNKKDCHSVQEQTEIPSTDGHCIAPHIEAHGAESPVGEVSPSISQPIKKRSLIVRVFSAMMKPFRRFTKKNL; this is encoded by the exons ATGGCTGACGACAGCCAG AGCGTGAAATGGGAGGATTCCCCGGATGATCAAAATAAAGTTGTGGAGAATATGAAGGATGAAACAGAGACACATGAGACCAACAAGAACAGGACAGGAGGCAAG GCTAAACGTAAGTCCAGTGGCAGTGCCAAGAAGACTTCCGTGGAGGAGGACAGCAGCATTGGTGCAG AGTCTTCTCAGACACCCGGGTGTGGTCTCCGGGAAAGGGGATCTATCATTgagcagctggagaaggaggcTCAGAGGACTCTAATGCCTTCTCTCAAGATTGGGACATGCTGTgccccaatcctcctctccttcctgaggAGTCTAACTGATGA CCAATGGAGAGTGATTCAGCATGGCATGAAAAATAAC CTCACATTCGAGCAGCTCTCCATGCTGTGTCTGAAGATTGTTAAGGTCGTGACCCAGAAAGCCCTCCGCATTCTCCTACCAGCGCTAGCTCGTATCATGGGTGTGGACCTGAGGAGTGGGGCAGCCTCCCCAGAATCCCAGTGCTCTCTGACAGGGTCTGAGGATTCCTTAGGCAGTCTGGATGAGCGAGAGAAAAGGCTGCTGATCAATGAGATGAACTACTGgactaaggagaggaggaggaatggcaGTGCAGGGTGCCGCCAAAAATCCACTCGCAGAACCTCATCACCATGCTGGTCGCCTAAGAG GTCCCAGACCTCATTGCAGAGTTTGCCAGCAACTAGAGAGGCTCCCCTCATGGAGGAGCCTCTGAAGGCTCTCTTTGGGGTAACGGAAGAGAGCCTCCTGATATCCCTGGTTGAGGGTCACTCCAACCccacctcctccagctcttccgaGTTGAGCTATGCTATCGCGGGGGAGGTAGTACACCAGCTTAACTCTGGCCTCTCAGTGGCCATTCAGGCCAGCTCGGGGAGTTGCCCCCCTATGGACAGTCAGGACATAGCAGCAGGCAAGGAGGTCATTCGGGTAGCCTCGGTGCAGATCCTGGCCGAGCTACAGAGCCAAACGTCTGAGCCAGAGTGGGTAGGGTTTATCGAGCCCCTCATGGACCCTGTGACCGATGATGTGCTGAATGCCATTGTCGGCACAATGGACAAAATGGCACAGGACTACAACATCCTATTGGATCTGGCCAAGAAGATGACAATCTTGGGGTCTAAATTTCTGACCAATCTTCAATGTGACCTTGATGTTGAGTGTCCATCTGGGAAAGAAGGGACCACTCACTTTCTCAAAGAGACTGGATCCTCTAGCAGTGTGGTGTCCAGAAAGCTTCAGACCCTCTCTAGCCCCGACTTTCAGTCTAAAGCCCTCAAGGCGGTGAGCACCATCCTTACAAGGAAAGTCAGCGGCTCTTCTGGCGTGGCTCCTTCCTCTAGGCCTTCTAGTGCTGCTCCTAGCCTTACTGAAGCTCCCCTGAATACCAGCTGcacagccctgacatctgtaagcTCCACTGCCACAGTGATTGTTAAGGCATTTGTGGGAGGCATGGAGACGATAGCATCATTTGAAGGCAAATGTGAAGCAGTTGATTGGCCAGTTCCTGTAAATGACCACAAAACAGGGTTTTCACAGAAGATAACCTTCTCTCCAGCCCGCACACTCTATGGCCTTATACGAGCAAAGCTGAGGGACCTTTTAACTCTATCCGCTCGAGAAGAAGGTGTGGCTAAGGATGCTTCTCTTCAGGAGTCTTCAGACACCCTGGAAAAGgcaactgtttcaactgttgaGGTCCAGTTACCCAGCACCAAACTTAGTAGAGTTCCCAGTGAGAGCCAACCaataccagctctctgtctctccaatcTGGATAGCAGCACTCAAGAAGTTCTTAGCAGTGTTTTTTCCATCTACAAGTCAGAGTTATCAAAAGTGGAGAGTAAATGCTTGGCCGTTGTCAGTTCATCTGATGAGTCCCTAGATGCTTGTTGGCTTGTTGATGGTGTcctatcaaagcttgatgactaTACTATTTCCCAGTCACCCTCACCCAATGAAGACTTGAGTGTGAGTACTCAATGTTCTCAACTGAGCTCAGAAGAGAGTGTCAGAATCACACAGTCCTCTACTAGTCTGATTCAGAGCATTAAGAAGCTCTCTAGCAATGACTTTCAGACTCAGGCAGAAGAGGCAGTGAGTAAAGTGCTGATGATATCCAGTCATTACTTTATCACACAGATCAGCCATACTGGTCTTCAGAAAAGTCTGCAGGCTGGCTTATCATCTAGCTCGCCATCAGAGATTGCCTCATTGTCCTCTCAGAATACAGCCCCTGGATTAGTGGAAACCTTTGTCAAAGGAATGGCGACTATTTTCCAGAAAAATGAGTCCACTGACACTGTGCTCCTGGAAAGAAGTGGGAGAGTTTCGCAGTGCTCCCACGGGGGCTCCCAACTGGATGATACAGAATTGAGTGTTAAAATATCAGAAGAGAAGCTTTGGTCAACAGCTAAGACCATCTGCGTCAATATGAAGAACATACTTAAGGATTTCTTCACAGGGCTGAAGCCATCCGGATCCGAAAGGACAGAAAATGCTTCTTCCAAAGAGACCCTTGCGGAAATCCTGATTGCTATCCAGAGTGAAATCTCAAACTTAGGGCGAATTAAGGATTCCAGGGAGCTCCTTCAGATCAACGATATGGTAGGAACTATGCTGAAGGAGGTTGAGAAAAGTGAGGATGACAGTGAACAAGTCTGCCAAGACATCCCTAGAACCTGTTCATCTTTGTCCACTTCTTTAAAGGGTCGTAGTTCCTTGTCTAGCTCTTCAAAGGGTCCTAGCTCAGAGTGTGAGTTAGAGATCAACCTCCCTGGCACTCCCATCCCTGACGAAGTGCCTTTTGGTCTGACCTGCCCCATCGTCAGGAGCTCCTGCATCGACACCAGGGACTCTAAAATGCCAGAGACTTTTACAAGTGACCTAAGGACAAAGATGATGGCACACACAGATGAACCCCTGCATCGTAACAGTCCAATGACTGACAGCAGCCGACCACCGAGTGCTAAAGCCTCTTTTCGATCCTCCACTACTCCATCTTTCACCAGCAAGGGAACCTCTTTGGTACCAAATGGAGATGGGATTGACATTGAAGAGAAGGAGGTGAGCATCCCCAGCAGCTCTGGCCATCTGAGGGAGCTCTTAATCAGCCCAGACATCAGCAGTGCCACTGCATTCCCCCTGCAGTACTTGATGGACTCCAGCAAAGATGATGTCATCTGTTTGGTCACCGTACTGGTGATAAGGTTGCTATCGGAGATCAGACCCTCAGCCCTAGATGGACCCTCCCAACAGGCACCAGACATGACAGAAACATCTCAGCAACTCATCAGACAAGTCCTGTCTGAGTTCTGTGCTGCATCCAGATTCTCCAGGACACAGGAATATTCCCAGAACCTGCACATCCACAGGGTGTTCAGAGGTGTACATAAACACTTGATGGAGGAGTTTGGCTCTTATAACACCCTGCAAGCAGCTATTTCCTCCCAGGACCCTGCATTTGACAGAGTCCTGGTAAAGTCCTTGACCCAGCAGCTGGTACAGGGACGCAAGGAGGCGTCAAGACCAGCTTCTGCTGCAACAAACCCAGCAGACCaggctgagacagagaggggggctgAGCAGAAAGCAAGAAGGAGCTTCCTTTGCTTTTCAATGACCAAACTCAGGATCAACTTCAAG CGTTCCAAGAGAGGAAACAAAAAGGACTGCCATTCAGTCCAGGAACAGACTGAGATTCCCTCTACTGATGGACATTGCATAG ctccacacATTGAggctcatggtgctgaatctcCAGTTGGAGAGgtttctccctccatatctcagcCTATCAAAAAACGATCCTTGATTGTCAGGGTCTTTTCAGCAATGATGAAGCCATTCAGGCGCTTCACCAAGAAGAACCTGTAA